From Heliomicrobium modesticaldum Ice1, a single genomic window includes:
- a CDS encoding cation diffusion facilitator family transporter, with protein MGKQAVALLKQANYTALQSALGNYLLALLKWVAFMATGSTAMQAEAVHSFNDGSAQAAVFTGSVFAARKPTSTFPNGFGRLSNLIVLFVALFMAYNALRTIQSAYGAMLHPHPVSGFWWNQAVLFASLLVDGFVLYQAMKDIGREAESDARGFALIRLSFSKYHLASPETRLVFFEDLLATVAIVIASSGITAAHLGVAPWGDGLAGLCIGVLLFGIALKIAWENVKGLIGYTAPEEVVDEIGEAIMEVEGVEDLYELDVVQEGSYLDVDGTIELPEDMSVSEAEDVKYEIQRRLKKIYPNIHNVTLSVHENDALSRWGSREYVRLRRKVHPVAAPVDEETNMHNVQPFKKRAWSAKTARAKVPRPSETAGLKVSPMPAATASAVSNCENNKDTVAAS; from the coding sequence TTGGGTAAGCAAGCAGTTGCCTTGCTGAAACAGGCCAACTACACAGCGCTTCAGAGCGCACTCGGAAACTATCTTCTCGCCTTGCTCAAATGGGTTGCTTTCATGGCGACCGGTTCCACGGCCATGCAAGCCGAAGCGGTCCACAGCTTCAACGATGGTTCCGCCCAGGCGGCCGTCTTCACCGGATCCGTCTTCGCCGCCCGCAAGCCAACGTCCACCTTTCCCAACGGTTTCGGACGGCTATCCAATCTGATCGTTCTCTTTGTCGCCCTTTTCATGGCCTACAACGCCCTGCGCACCATCCAATCGGCCTACGGCGCCATGCTGCACCCCCACCCCGTTTCCGGCTTCTGGTGGAACCAGGCCGTCCTTTTCGCATCGCTGCTTGTGGATGGCTTCGTCCTCTACCAAGCCATGAAAGACATCGGCCGAGAGGCCGAATCGGATGCCCGGGGCTTCGCCCTGATCCGCCTGTCTTTCTCCAAGTACCACCTGGCTTCGCCGGAAACGCGCCTCGTCTTTTTTGAAGACCTTCTGGCCACGGTCGCCATCGTCATTGCCAGTTCTGGCATCACCGCCGCACACCTTGGCGTCGCCCCGTGGGGCGATGGGTTGGCTGGCCTGTGCATCGGTGTCCTGCTGTTCGGGATCGCCCTAAAGATCGCCTGGGAGAACGTCAAGGGCCTCATCGGTTATACGGCGCCGGAGGAGGTAGTTGACGAGATCGGCGAGGCGATCATGGAGGTAGAGGGCGTCGAGGATCTCTACGAACTGGACGTCGTTCAGGAAGGTTCCTACCTTGATGTGGACGGCACGATTGAATTGCCTGAAGACATGTCTGTCTCCGAAGCGGAAGACGTGAAATATGAGATCCAACGCCGCCTCAAAAAGATCTACCCCAACATCCACAACGTGACCCTGAGCGTTCATGAAAATGACGCCTTGAGCCGCTGGGGATCCCGCGAGTATGTCCGACTGCGCCGAAAAGTCCATCCAGTCGCGGCGCCCGTTGACGAAGAAACAAATATGCACAATGTGCAACCCTTCAAAAAGCGTGCTTGGAGCGCCAAAACCGCCAGGGCGAAGGTGCCCCGCCCTTCCGAGACGGCCGGCCTGAAGGTGTCCCCGATGCCTGCCGCCACCGCCTCCGCTGTTTCTAACTGTGAAAACAACAAAGACACCGTGGCCGCCAGTTGA
- the ltrA gene encoding group II intron reverse transcriptase/maturase, protein MMEGEATMRSRDAQRQPNIPKGNCQREEAVNPQGTGGVPSALPAQEAKQPREETYDLMEKVVERGNMTEAYKRVMANKGAAGIDGMGLESLRPYLKEEWSRIKQELLEGTYRPQPVRRVEIPKPQGGTRKLGIPTVVDRLIQQALNQILMPIFDPDFSTNSYGFRPGKSAHQAVKKAKEYIADGYRWVVDMDLAQFFDRVNHDILMARVARKVKDKRILKLIREYLKAGVMLNGIRVKSEEGTPQGGPLSPLLANIILDDLDKALESRGHRFCRYADDCNVYVRSRRAGQRVMEGMAKFLEGRLKLQVNWEKSAVDRPWNRKFLGFSFTWHKAAKIRLAPQTVKRVKEKIRQFTGRNRSIAMEDRLVTLNQYLKGWMGYFRLIDTPSVLKELDEWLRRRLRMCLLKQWKRPKTRRRNLVALGIPEEWACNISGSRKGYWRLSLTPQMNKALGLAYWREQGLVSLVETYQSHRQPA, encoded by the coding sequence AGAAGCGAAGCAACCCCGCGAAGAGACGTATGATCTGATGGAGAAAGTCGTCGAACGAGGGAACATGACGGAAGCGTATAAGCGAGTCATGGCCAACAAAGGCGCGGCCGGAATCGACGGTATGGGGCTAGAATCCCTGCGCCCGTACCTAAAAGAGGAATGGTCGCGCATTAAACAGGAATTGTTGGAGGGGACCTATCGACCGCAACCGGTCCGGCGGGTTGAAATTCCCAAACCCCAAGGCGGAACACGGAAGCTGGGCATTCCCACTGTCGTCGATCGACTGATCCAACAGGCCCTGAACCAGATCCTGATGCCGATCTTCGACCCTGACTTTTCCACGAACAGCTACGGATTTCGTCCGGGAAAGAGTGCGCACCAAGCGGTGAAGAAAGCGAAGGAATACATCGCCGACGGCTACCGATGGGTGGTTGACATGGACCTGGCCCAGTTCTTTGATCGCGTCAATCACGACATTCTCATGGCGCGCGTAGCGCGCAAGGTGAAGGACAAACGAATCTTGAAGTTGATCCGAGAATACCTCAAGGCCGGGGTCATGCTCAACGGGATTCGTGTGAAGAGCGAGGAAGGAACACCCCAGGGAGGTCCACTCAGCCCTTTGCTGGCGAACATCATCCTGGATGATTTGGATAAGGCACTGGAAAGCCGGGGACATCGCTTCTGCCGGTACGCCGACGACTGTAACGTCTACGTCCGCAGTCGACGGGCAGGGCAACGAGTGATGGAGGGTATGGCAAAGTTTCTGGAGGGGCGGTTAAAACTGCAGGTCAACTGGGAGAAAAGCGCAGTCGACCGACCCTGGAACCGAAAGTTTCTGGGGTTTTCATTTACGTGGCATAAGGCAGCAAAGATTCGGCTCGCCCCCCAAACGGTGAAACGGGTGAAAGAGAAGATCCGCCAGTTCACTGGGCGGAACCGAAGCATTGCGATGGAGGACCGACTGGTCACCCTCAACCAATACCTGAAAGGCTGGATGGGCTACTTTCGACTCATTGACACGCCAAGCGTACTTAAAGAGTTGGATGAGTGGCTTCGCCGACGACTGCGGATGTGCCTGCTCAAGCAATGGAAGCGCCCGAAGACACGAAGACGAAACTTAGTGGCGTTGGGGATCCCGGAGGAATGGGCATGCAACATCAGCGGCTCACGAAAAGGATATTGGCGTCTGTCCTTGACCCCGCAAATGAATAAAGCCCTTGGCCTCGCCTACTGGCGGGAACAGGGCTTAGTCAGTTTAGTCGAAACATACCAATCTCATCGTCAACCAGCATGA